One Castanea sativa cultivar Marrone di Chiusa Pesio chromosome 4, ASM4071231v1 DNA window includes the following coding sequences:
- the LOC142632670 gene encoding uncharacterized protein LOC142632670, with amino-acid sequence MMQDCQPLVFVFENLQTEVPNVTIDESTSFVRDPGMCKQKWEYDANERDEIRRAYIKLGSYEPKLDEYKKTKFGSHSCKFQHSWFAIKSFSTWLEYSPSKDAAFCLPCFLFDKPTRNFGSHVFTNDGFWNWKKVNDGNNSSFWNHTGKEPNSFHRTSEQAMTDLMNQSQHIQKVLENFNSNQIASNRLRLKASIDVVKVLAFQGLAFRGPDESSDSINSGIFLEILDLVVSYNEYVAEAIEKAPKIHVSDTTALTLKDEIYSILSYHSLDIQDIRGQGYDGVSNMRDEEWDNLLTTVKSFCEAHDIDVPDINARYVERGGLARYQQDDFTIEHHYRVDIFYVAIDSILQELNHRFSKHAVELLNLSLALDLKQARESFRNIEILLLVSQFYPKDFIDQEMTLLKAAVDHYEHNVVRHPNFKKLSISTATTERAFSAMNIIKNRLRNKMEDDFLMDSMILYIEKEIATKFGIESIIDDF; translated from the exons ATGATGCAAGATTGCCAACCTCTAgtgtttgtttttgaaaatctcCAAACAGAAGTTCCAAATGTCACAATTGACGAAAGTACAAGTTTTGTGCGTGATCCTGGAATGTGTAAGCAAAAATGGGAATATGATGCTAATGAACGGGATGAAATTCGACGAGCTTACATTAAGCTTGGTTCATACGAACCTAAACTAGATGAGTACAAGAAAACTAAATTTGGAAGTCATTCTTGTAAATTTCAACATTCATGGTTTGCAATTAAGTCATTTAGTACATGGCTAGAATATTCACCTAGTAAAGATGCTGCTTTTTGTCTACCATGCTTTCTCTTTGACAAGCCAACCAGGAATTTTGGGAGTCATGTATTCACTAATGACGGATTTTGGAATTGGAAGAAAGTTAATGATGGAAATAATAGTTCCTTTTGGAATCATACGGGGAAAGAACCTAACTCTTTTCATAGAACTTCCGAGCAAGCCATGACAGATTTGATGAACCAGTCTCAACACATACAAAAGGTActtgaaaatttcaattctaATCAAATTGCAAGCAATCGATTGCGGTTAAAGGCCTCAATTGATGTTGTCAAAGTGCTTGCATTTCAAGGACTTGCTTTTAGAGGACCAGATGAAAGTTCTGATTCAATTAATAGTGGgatttttcttgaaatattgGATTTAGTGGTATCATATAATGAATATGTTGCAGAAGCAATAGAGAAAGCTCCCAAAA TTCATGTCTCCGATACTACGGCATTAACCCTAAAAGATGAAATATATTCTATCTTGTCATATCATAGTCTGGATATTCAAGATATTCGAGGGCAAGGATATGACGGTGTAAGCAATATGCGAG atGAAGAGTGGGATAATTTACTTACCACTGTGAAATCATTTTGTGAGGCACATGACATAGATGTCCCAGATATAAATGCTCGTTATGTTGAGAGAGGAGGTCTAGCTCGTTATCAACAAGATGACTTCACAATTGAGCATCATTATCGGGtagatattttttatgttgcGATAGATTCTATATTACAAGAATTAAATCATCGATTTAGTAAGCATGCGGTGGAATTGCTTAATCTTAGTTTAGCTCTTGATCTTAAACAGGCACGTGAGTCTTTtagaaatatagaaattttGTTGTTAGTAAGCCAGTTTTATCCGAAAGACTTCATAGATCAAGAAATGACACTTTTAAAGGCAGCAGTTGATCATTATGAGCACAATGTAGTTCGGCATCCAAACTTCAAGAAGCTATCAA TTTCTACTGCAACTACAGAGCGAGCATTTTCAGCCATGAATATTATCAAGAATAGGCTTCGCAACAAGATGGAAGATGATTTTCTAATGGACTCTATGATTTTGTACATTGAGAAGGAGATTGCTACAAAATTTGGAATAGAATCAATCATAGACGACTTTTGA